In Desulfuromonadales bacterium, the following are encoded in one genomic region:
- the plsY gene encoding glycerol-3-phosphate 1-O-acyltransferase PlsY: protein MAVFLLLLLGAYLIGAIPSGVILTRLAGVGDVRQAGSGNIGATNVYRVAGRRLGIITLVCDALKGVLPLAVLLALGGFSPAQLALVAAAAFLGHCYPVYLGFKGGKGVATALGIFLVLSPLSVLGAFLVFAGMLWKWRYVSLASITAAAVVPLFVLLAERSLPLFLATLFISGMVILRHRTNIERLRNGTESRFRA, encoded by the coding sequence ATGGCTGTTTTTCTTCTGCTTCTGCTTGGCGCCTACCTGATCGGCGCCATCCCCAGCGGCGTCATCCTCACCCGGCTCGCCGGAGTGGGCGATGTCCGCCAGGCCGGCAGCGGCAACATCGGCGCCACCAACGTCTACCGCGTGGCCGGCCGCCGCCTCGGCATCATCACCCTGGTCTGCGACGCTCTCAAGGGGGTGCTGCCGCTGGCGGTTCTCCTCGCCCTCGGCGGCTTCTCCCCGGCGCAGCTGGCCCTGGTCGCCGCCGCCGCCTTCCTCGGCCACTGCTACCCCGTCTACCTCGGCTTCAAGGGGGGCAAGGGAGTGGCCACCGCCCTCGGCATCTTCCTCGTCCTCTCGCCGCTCTCCGTGCTCGGTGCCTTTCTCGTCTTTGCCGGGATGCTCTGGAAGTGGCGCTACGTCTCCCTCGCCTCGATCACCGCCGCCGCCGTCGTCCCGCTGTTCGTCCTGCTCGCCGAGCGCTCCCTCCCCCTCTTCCTGGCGACCCTCTTCATCAGTGGCATGGTCATCCTGCGCCATCGCACCAACATCGAGCGGCTGCGCAACGGCACCGAAAGCCGTTTCCGGGCTTAA
- a CDS encoding M48 family metalloprotease: MKRILVALAVVLSACAPGQTPPLTDLVDTKALDAEVKKSLGIAPELPGEAGANVPLIGPMSDADEQALGREIAGRLLAASPLVPNEALQLYVNRVGRYVAAQSLRPSLNWTFGVIQSDDINAFAAPGGYIFVTAGLYRLLENEAELAGVLAHEIAHVNERHHVKLLQQARLLQLGQSALLGKAKSDTVKNLAGSGLELYARSLDKNAEFACDRLAITYAAKSGYDPFAYIAVLDRIGASEDADQLALLYKTHPHPAERLEVLEKLMGNRWDALGGAGVPQRWVGLD; the protein is encoded by the coding sequence GCGCGCCGGGGCAGACGCCGCCGCTGACCGACCTCGTCGACACGAAGGCACTCGATGCGGAGGTCAAGAAATCCCTCGGCATCGCTCCGGAACTGCCGGGCGAAGCCGGCGCGAACGTGCCGCTGATCGGGCCGATGAGCGATGCCGACGAGCAGGCCCTCGGCCGCGAGATTGCCGGCCGCCTGCTGGCCGCTTCGCCGCTGGTGCCGAACGAGGCGCTGCAGCTCTACGTCAACCGGGTCGGCCGTTACGTCGCGGCGCAGAGTCTGCGCCCTTCGCTCAACTGGACCTTCGGCGTCATCCAGAGCGATGACATCAACGCCTTTGCCGCCCCCGGCGGCTACATCTTCGTGACGGCCGGACTCTACCGGCTGCTCGAAAACGAAGCCGAACTGGCCGGCGTCCTCGCCCACGAAATCGCCCACGTCAACGAACGCCATCACGTCAAGCTGCTGCAGCAGGCGCGTCTGCTGCAGTTGGGGCAGAGCGCCCTGCTCGGCAAGGCGAAGAGCGATACGGTCAAGAACCTCGCCGGCAGCGGCCTGGAACTCTACGCCCGCTCCCTCGACAAGAACGCCGAATTCGCCTGCGACCGCCTGGCGATCACCTACGCCGCGAAATCCGGCTACGATCCCTTCGCCTACATCGCCGTGCTCGACCGCATCGGCGCCAGCGAGGACGCCGACCAACTGGCGCTGCTCTACAAGACCCATCCGCATCCGGCCGAGCGGCTGGAGGTGCTGGAGAAACTGATGGGTAACCGCTGGGATGCGCTTGGGGGGGCGGGTGTACCGCAGCGATGGGTGGGGCTGGATTAG